The sequence below is a genomic window from Oncorhynchus nerka isolate Pitt River linkage group LG7, Oner_Uvic_2.0, whole genome shotgun sequence.
ctccactaatAGAAATGCTTTTAATACTAAAGACTGGCAGAGAATCACAGATGATCCAGGTTTGATCCCCTGTGATGATGTATTTTGATGGTGATGGTACTGATGGTGATATAACCACATGATGTTTTAGAACCAAGAAGAGCTGTGGAGGAGGCCTTTTCTAACAcatctgagctgtgtgtgtgtgtgcgcgcacatgcAAGAATAcatgcatacgtgtgtgtgtgtgtatgtatgtgtgtgtgtgtgtgcatgtgtgaagcAGGTCTAAAGACTTATTGTCAGTTACTCCCATGCCCATGAAGGCTCTGTGGTTTCATAATTTACATTCAGTGTGTAACCACTAATATACGGTATTTGTCAAGCTTGTTCAGGGTGTACTGTAAACCTAACACCGCAATAAAGCTAATACTAATGTACAAGACAGTTCAGACCCAAACAGTTGGTTTACAGTaaacagagagaccagagagacacagacagaactaCAGTTTACTGGGGCTTAACATTAGAGGCCATATGTGCAGTGTAACTGCAGCCCCTCCCTCTTAGAGAGCTGGAGTACAAAgtccagatgtgtgtgtgtgcatgcgtgcgtgtgtgcatgcttgaGTGTACACTCTTCTTTCAACACTACACTCTTATCAGTACAGTGACCACACATCGAGTGTCAAATTGAAGCGTTAAGAAATTCATTGCTAAGGGCCCAAAGAAAATAATAATATTCCAAAGCACTCAACGCTAGAAAATGAACATGGCAcgtctctctcactatccctctctctctcgctctctcgctctctttctctctctgtatatggGTATACGTCTACTACCAAACATTCTTCTTCTTCTCGCAAATGGAACTGCCAATACACACCTCCCCCTtaacatttctctctctatccccacctcCAACCTACCCTCCTCCTTATAACACCAATATAAGGAGTTCCTACAGTTCTCCCCCTCACCCCTtcttactcactctctcactctctttaatGAGAAGCACTGTTCCCTGCTACTGTTATGAAAtatggaacatttgtaaaatgtTGCCTAGTCTAAATGTTATGACAGCATTTTCATCCATCCCTCATCTGGCCACCACCCCTCTGATCTAGCTCACTTCTTCATCCCTTATTTTAGGTTGGCCTGTTTGTTTTGATCTGGTCTTATTGCTGTAATTACTTGTTTTCCACTCATTTCCTTTCTACAGACAGTTCACACCTCTCCACACATTTTTTCTCTTTTCATTTTGTTTCAGTTTCTCCCGCTTTCAGACTTATGGCATTTTCTATAAAGGTTTTAATGACTGTGGGATAGTGTTGTTCCAAAGAGGTGGATGGTGAGGGGGagattctttgtgtgtgtgtgtgtgtgtgtgtgtgtgtgtgtgtgtgtgtgtgtgtgtgtgtgtgtgcgcacgtgcgtGTGTGCACACTCACATACTGAACAGAAGGAGGACCACTGGGAAAAGttaagggagggagaaggaatcagagagagagtgagaaaagagagagaaagttgaAAATAGTAGTGGGTTTTCCCACAGATGCTCCACACAGTCTCAGTGAGTTCTGGGATTGTACTTATCCCTGTAAATGTTTGGCTGGCTATCATTAATAATTAGTTTGCTTCTCTACGGTAAGTTTGTGGGTAAACAAATACCTATACCACATTGTTTCCCTGTTTCCCACCTACACTAATTGTAGTGTATCTCACACATCTACTATAAGCACTATGCTTATAGAAAGTTCCCCATCGTGAAGACCCACAGTGGTGTAAATATTGCTTAACTCTGGGAGTATTTAATTCTCAACAGTATGCTGTGACTTATTCAGTTATTCATTTTCACATAATATTAGCATTATATTCTATAGCTATAGCCTATAGATATGAATCTATATTCTATATACCCTATATCTGTAAAAATCTAGTGTCCACCATCTGTAACGCTCTCCTTTCCTTTTCTCTCAGTGTTGAACTGCTGTGAGGGCGACATCCTCTTCCTATTGGACTCCTCAGGCAGCGTCTCATCCTATGAGTACTCCCGCATGCTGGGCTTCCTGTCCGagctcctcctccccttctcattGGGCGAGGACCAGGTGAGGGTGGGGCTACTGCAGGTGGGCACCCAACCCCGCCTCGAGTTTGGCTTTGACGCCCACAATACCCAATCTGGCCTCCAGGAGGCACTGGGGAACACCAAGGCTCTGAGGGGCGACACCAATACAGAGGAGGCCCTCAGGATGGCCAAGGACTGGGTGCTGAAGCCTGGAGGGGCCAGTGGGGCCAGGGCAGAGCTACCCAGGGTTCTAGTGTGGCTGACGGACGGGGTGAAGCCGGGTGATGTGATTGGACCAATGGAGGAGCTGCGAGAGGAGGGCGTAGCCGTTCTGGTGATCTCCACGGGCCACGGGAACTACCAGGTGCTGCGGCAGGTGGTCACCCCACCTGTGGAGTCACACCTGTACTTTGTGGACATCGACGATATGAGTATCATCACCGAGGACCTGAGGGATGCCATtattggtgagtgtgtgtgtgtccaatttgATTCCTCAATTGACAGCAATTGACATGGACCTGACCCCTTCTTTTGAGCTCTACTCTAGACTTTGCTACTGTACAAATGCATTTCTCCATTCTACTCCTTTATCACATACCCACTCCTAGAGACTGTGAGACACAGAGGCATGCAAAGACAGTGTATGCTAGACTGTaatgagagagggggggtattaATAAAGAAATGATCCTACCGTGCCCCTCTATGGTGCCAGAGATATATAGAGGGTATTTCTCTGGTCAGATAGAGTAGCAGTCATATGGACGCAATCACTACCAGTAAACATATGTAGCTCTGCATACTGTAGTGATGGGCAGACGCATAGTGTAAATACAGGTTCTTTACGACACAGAAGGAGAAATCCATGGTCCCTCTAGCGAGTGCCTGAAGTTCCTATCCTCTGACACTGAAACCTTTCTTGGGTTTGCTATTTGTTACATAAGTATCTTCAGAACTGGGTTGTCTATTTCGAGGGGTTTTATGGCATACATTGTGAATGCATTGGGGAACCcacagtctgtgtgtctgtctgagcttCTCTCTTTCATCCTTCTCTCTTTTTTGCCATCTTGTTCTGGTTATCCAAGGATGAATGCTCACCAGTGAGAGAAAGGAATCCACACACTGTGATAATATGGTCGTAAAGGTGTTTAGGCAAGAGGAGGCTGGTGAAGGGAGGGTGGCTCAAgtaatagctggaatggaatgaatggaacggTATACCGCCATTGTCCCAATATACCGTTCCATTCATTCAatttcagccattacaatgagcatgTCCTTAAAAGTGGAGTTTTATATTTCACCAGTGTTTCAGTCCTCCGGTCTCGTTCTGTCTCTACTCTAACAGAGATCCTCTGGGCTGAACGGCTCCAGGTGCGAGATGTGTCCACAGACAGCGCTGTGCTGCAGTGGCGACCGGTTCTGGCCGGATTGAACGGTTATTATGACATCCGGTTTGGACCGGCTCCCAGTGGGGGAGTGGttggaggaggagcaggggggcctggtaccagccccagtaccagcggTGGCCAGTACCAGAGACTCACCCAGCCAGGGGACTCTAGCACGGCCAGGCTGATGGGACTAAAGCCAGACACCAcctacacagccacactgactcCTGAGTCCAACCTGCAGGTGCTCAACCCCCTCTCCGTCACCTTCACCACTAAGCCAGGTAAGAGGTGGCatgtttacatttgacatttacaACATTTACATTGTTAATTGTAACAATGTTGGCTCAGTTGGTTGGGATGTTATATCTTTGGGGTAGTGTCCAGCATGGGCACACTGTATACCGAATATTCTGAAGCCACATTCGACAAAAGCACCTGGTAAATCaccagataatatatatattttaatattatattattacatataACTTATCGTCTCCTCAGAGGTGTTGAGCCCAGCCGTGGTGACGGTGTCGGACTCAGAGGCCAATAGTGTGAGGGTGAGCTGGGGTCCTCTGCAGCCAGAgtctgtccagagcttccaggTGGAGTACTCAGCGCTCCCGGGGGGGAAGCTCCACATGACTACTGTGGGCCGGGGGCAGAACTCCACCATGCTGACCAACCTCCAGCCAGACACCCAGTACTTGGTCACCGTGAGCGCCCGTCACTCCTATGGCCAGGAGAGGGCCATGTCTGTCAAAGTGTGCACTGAGGAGGGTAAGGAGCATATAGCATTAAGGATGTGTTCTTAGGCACAGATGCGGTATGGGATTAGCCTCAAAGTCTTTAAACTGAAGCAATAAAATGGGAAAATGCTAAATGCACTATTACCCTTCACATACCACTGTACAGATGCAGCACGTaggcctttttctctctctctcaatttaatttcaattgctttattggcatgacgtaacaatgtataTATTGCCAAAGTGTACTTTGGAAAATGAATCccatccctacctccctcccttctcagTGAGGCCGGATCTTGCAGACCTGCGGCTGACCACGGTGGGCAGTGACTCTGTGCAGGTGGACTGGAAAGCCAGCATGGACGGCCTCAGGGGCTACTGGCTCACCTGGGAGGGACAGGATGGCCACGGCTCTACCACCGCCCAGCGCTCCTccttctacctgccccccaaCTTACTGTCCACACGTCTGACACACCTGCCCCCCgccaccagagtgtgtgtgtggcctgtatACCGGACGACACGCGGGAAGGGCCTCTGCTGCACAGCCCAGTTTCATTCAGGTGAGAGAACGGGCCGCCGCCATTTTGAATGAGGATGTGAACCCTTCAGCACTGTTGGTTGGGGTCAGTTAATATCAGTTGTGTTCAGTTGGTCAATTGGAGCAAACATGGATATTTTAAAGGCATGTTCAATTGGATCCTAGAATTGGTGCTTTTGAATCCATCCAAGCCAACTCTTTATTTGGATGAAGAGGTAGCCTTTTTATTGCCCATATTACAACATTGATTCACTGGTAGTATGTCGCCAGGACTCCTGAGAGTTGTTTTAACAACTCCAAAATAGTTCCTGCTAGACAGGATGTTCCTATAAAAAAAATTATGAGCCTAATAGTAAAGGCATGTAATTTAACTGTCAAAATACACATTTTGATTACCTTTTAATTTGGCATGAACTTtaccagtcatgatgttttcatcttaTTGTCAAACAAATTACTTCAAAAAGTAGGGTACATGCATATGTTCGTCCACTCGTCTAAAATACATTCTGCAACCCAACAGTGCACTGTGCACTTGCgccatttgatgaatggaaagagacatctgttagaaagttggttgcaatttcagtttagtccaccagaaaagacagaacaaataatacaacaactaTTGTGATTAAACGCAAATATACTAACTcattgatttttaaaaaacatttaaaaaatgtaaaaaaataatctttgtaaatgatatcataaatataattggtggagttatgtcacacatgcacctaacaaaaatatatggaatTGTCTGCTCTACACAAAATTACAatcaactaattgcagcattaacGCAAAAACGAAAGAGGCAAGTGGAATGCGGAAAAAGATTGGAACTTGTTTGGGCAGCCGTGCATTACGGCTGCCCaaaggtggctcccctgcctgttcgttTCTTGATTTATGTTTCTTTAAGCCTGTTAGGTCCGCCtaggtttgtgcgggattgttacTCTGTTGGTTGTGGATGTGTTTGCGTGTTTGTTGTCTCCAGACTGttttgtcctgtgtttgggctggtctgttTCATGCGCCCTGTAGATTGGCGTGACCGTTTTGTGCTGGAGAATAAATATTACGATTTAcagaaccctctgctctctgcgcctgactccaacccaccactcctagtaaactCTGACATAAAGACCAACATTAGTTTAAggaaattgtgataaataaaaaagtataccactttcatttaaggaccaaaaaattgacagctgtgTCATAGATTGCAAAATATTTGGGAAGTGATTTTCGAtctaccgattccatggcacgtTTTATGAACTGATACGCAAAATGACACCGGTTTCAAAACTTTTTCAATTTaaactatacaaaattcttgcaaccaacagAATGTTATGGGGaaacaaccatcccagctctgcagattttgctgcgaagagacaatcaatacatcatttgttttggtactgtccatatatAGCATGTTTTTGGTCGCAGGTCCAGGGATGGccgaagaattgcaacatttacctggagctaactctgcagatagcactactctgtgatttgaaaagtcatagtcaatcgatcaataatgtaatgtaataatacttttagcaaaaatgttttgttaatttacaatctgtagaaactgagAATCGAAGGGATCagaacttttatttatttttcaagtaacagacacatctcaacatcaactgttcagaggagactttgtgaatcaggccttcatggtcaaattgttgtaaagaaaccactactaaaggacaccaatgagaagaagatatgtgagatttttggttccaaccaccgtgtctttgcgagcgcagagtaggtgaacggatgatctccacatgtgtagttccaaccgtgaagcatggaggaggtgatggtgtgggggtgctttgttggtgacactgtcagtgatttattcacaattcaaggcacacttaaccagcatggctaccacatcattctgcagcgtcatgccatcccatctggtttgcgctta
It includes:
- the vwa1 gene encoding von Willebrand factor A domain-containing protein 1 isoform X2; protein product: MENRILFTCILVGMFLRKSCGQNSATEEVLNCCEGDILFLLDSSGSVSSYEYSRMLGFLSELLLPFSLGEDQVRVGLLQVGTQPRLEFGFDAHNTQSGLQEALGNTKALRGDTNTEEALRMAKDWVLKPGGASGARAELPRVLVWLTDGVKPGDVIGPMEELREEGVAVLVISTGHGNYQVLRQVVTPPVESHLYFVDIDDMSIITEDLRDAIIEILWAERLQVRDVSTDSAVLQWRPVLAGLNGYYDIRFGPAPSGGVVGGGAGGPGTSPSTSGGQYQRLTQPGDSSTARLMGLKPDTTYTATLTPESNLQVLNPLSVTFTTKPEVLSPAVVTVSDSEANSVRVSWGPLQPESVQSFQVEYSALPGGKLHMTTVGRGQNSTMLTNLQPDTQYLVTVSARHSYGQERAMSVKVCTEEVRPDLADLRLTTVGSDSVQVDWKASMDGLRGYWLTWEGQDGHGSTTAQRSSFYLPPNLLSTRLTHLPPATRVCVWPVYRTTRGKGLCCTAQFHSGQ
- the vwa1 gene encoding von Willebrand factor A domain-containing protein 1 isoform X1, with translation MENRILFTCILVGMFLRKSCGQNSATEEVLNCCEGDILFLLDSSGSVSSYEYSRMLGFLSELLLPFSLGEDQVRVGLLQVGTQPRLEFGFDAHNTQSGLQEALGNTKALRGDTNTEEALRMAKDWVLKPGGASGARAELPRVLVWLTDGVKPGDVIGPMEELREEGVAVLVISTGHGNYQVLRQVVTPPVESHLYFVDIDDMSIITEDLRDAIIEILWAERLQVRDVSTDSAVLQWRPVLAGLNGYYDIRFGPAPSGGVVGGGAGGPGTSPSTSGGQYQRLTQPGDSSTARLMGLKPDTTYTATLTPESNLQVLNPLSVTFTTKPEVLSPAVVTVSDSEANSVRVSWGPLQPESVQSFQVEYSALPGGKLHMTTVGRGQNSTMLTNLQPDTQYLVTVSARHSYGQERAMSVKVCTEEVRPDLADLRLTTVGSDSVQVDWKASMDGLRGYWLTWEGQDGHGSTTAQRSSFYLPPNLLSTRLTHLPPATRVCVWPVYRTTRGKGLCCTAQFHSDASAWGHRS